One stretch of Girardinichthys multiradiatus isolate DD_20200921_A chromosome 2, DD_fGirMul_XY1, whole genome shotgun sequence DNA includes these proteins:
- the dnajb9a gene encoding dnaJ homolog subfamily B member 9a, producing the protein MAAVQSVLMFAACVLVITELILAKKDYYDILGVPKGATERQIKKAFHRLAIKFHPDKNKSPDAEIRFREIAEAYEVLSDESRRREYDQFGNNMYFTGEMQNGKQRPGTHQPFTFKFDDMFKDFNIYSQNRHSRHKRHFEEHSRSHKESHSRHRRHFQGGFGAGILDDMFDDIDRMFTFERQTKQTESRFQGTTKQHCRTVTQRRGNMVTTYTDCTAS; encoded by the exons ATGGCAGCTGTACAGTCTGTTCTAATGTTTGCGGCGTGCGTCCTCGTGATAACGGAGCTGATTCTCGCTAAGAAGGACTACTACGATATACTGGGAGTGCCCAAAGGTGCAACAGAACGCCAGATAAAGAAGGCTTTCCACAGGCTTGCAATTAAATTTCACCCCGACAAGAACAAAAGTCCAGATGCTGAAATAAGATTCAGAGAAATTGCTGAAG CTTATGAGGTTTTGTCCGATGAGAGCAGAAGAAGAGAGTATGATCAGTTCGGCAACAATATGTACTTCACTGGGGAGATGCAAAATGGCAAGCAGAGACCAGGCACCCACCAACCTTTCACCTTCAAATTTGATGACATGTTTAAGGACTTCAACATCTACAGCCAAAACAGACATTCTCGTCACAAAAGACACTTTGAAGAACACTCCAGGTCCCACAAGGAGTCCCACAGCAGACACAGGAGACACTTTCAGGGTGGCTTTGGGGCAGGGATTCTCGATGACATGTTTGACGACATCGATAGAATGTTTACTTTTGAGAGACAAACGAAACAGACCGAGAGCAGGTTTCAGGGTACAACGAAGCAACACTGCAGAACGGTAACGCAGCGCAGAGGAAACATGGTGACCACTTACACGGATTGCACTGcatcataa